CGATCGGGAGCTGAGAGACGAAGCGCTCGCTAGTGCCGATGTCCTTTCAGCCCAGGTCGAGAGCCTTAAGGCCGAAATTTCCAGGTTGACGAACGAACTTGAGCAGTCGCGATCCCAGTCAAATGGGTTGCTAGAAAAGCTGATGGCGACACGGCCGGCGACACCGGTGAAGCCGGATTCGAGCCGTTCGGAAGTGTTCTGGGAAGATGTCCTCGATCGCGTTCTTGAGATGCTGCTTGCGGAGCCTGTCGGCAGCCGGGGACTGATTTGCGGACAGATTCTGAAGCGAATGCCTGCCGATATTCTGGAAAGAGCGGAACGAGAAGGCGAGGTCGTCAACCAGGAAAACTTGATGATTCGCCTTCATCGGAGCTTTGCTCAAGGACGCAGATTTGTGCGCGAGGTCGGTCACTACCGGCCGTTGTCACGGCCTTCTGATCAGGACGAAACTCAAATCCGAGTAAATCCCGAGTGATAGGCCGCCCACTGTTGACTTGTCCGTCACGAGCGCGCTTTGGCCGCCGTTCCAGACGCCTTGCGCGCCTTGGCGCCCGGAAAGCCCTTCCATTCTACCGGAGGCTGTTCGGAATCGTAGCCTAGGTCTTCGAGTTCCTGTTGCTCGGCTTCAGTCAGCGGGCGCGGTATAAGCGCGATCGGCGGCATACGTCGCGGAGGGTCGGAGGAGTGAACTACTCCGCTGAACAGGACTTCGACGCTGCTGGGGTAAAAGGATAGCCTCGCGATGCCATTGCGGAGCGTTTGGGCGATCTTGATCCGTAAATTCACAAGATCGTCCCCGAACGCGCTCTCCATTTCCTCAAGCAATTCAGACAGAATTTTCAGGTTTTCTGCAGGAGAGACCCGATTCTTGATTTCCTGATCGTCAGATTTCAGTTTGTCGATCTGACTTTGAAGTTCGTTTATCTCAATCGATAGGCTGTTCGCCTTCGGGACAAGGTCGGCGTTGAATTCGGCCATGGCCATCACGTTGCGGCGCCGTGTCATGATTACGGCTTGAGCGGCGATCAACGCGTCGATGTCGTTGCCCGGGGCAGGTTCCGGAGCAAGTTTGCTCCAGTCGACAAGCCGCCCCTGCGCCAGGACAAGTTCCTCGATCTTTTCGACCGACCACCGTGCGCCATTCGTACACCCGGCTCTACGGGCGTAAGAGGAACACAAGAAATACCGCCCGCCCTTCGGTTTGGGCCCTTTGTTTTCGGTCATCATGCGGCTCTGGCAGGCACCGCAATAGCCGAGGCCATTCAGCAGATTGATCACCCGTTCCGATCTTGGCCCGCCAGCGGCGACGCGGGATTGAATGGCGACCTTCGCGCGATAGAACTGGCCGGGCGAAATAACCCGCGGGTAATAGCTTGGAAGCGGATCCCCATGCGCTTCTTTGCCGCCGCCCTTCAGCTTCCGCATCGGCTGGAATTGACCCAACACCGCCTTGTTTGTCAGAATTTTGGCGATCGCGCTCGGATGCCATTTTGCGCCGCGCCCGAAACAATCCACCCCCTCATCATTGAGTTGCCTCACGATGGTCCTTCGACCCACGCCCTGGATCGTCGAATCGAAGATGCGCCGCACGATCCCCACGCGGTCGGGAATAGCTTCGAACCTCTGATTCTTGCCCGAGCCGGTGACCTGAAGCCAAGCCGGAGCGCGGCGAGTCATCACCGTGCCTCTGCTAGTCGCCTGCGCGCGCTTGTTCGCCCAAGCCTCCGACAGGCGCATCGACTTGACCTCGGATTCCTGATTGGCCCTCAGGATCGTGCCAATCAGCGAGTAGATCAGTCCGTCGTTCTCGCCGAGTGTCTCCTTGGAGTATGTCTGGTTGTCGACGAGTGAGACGATGATGATGCCGGCATCGATCAGCTGAAGCATGACCGGCATCGCTTCGAGCACCTTCTTCCGGCTCAATCGATCCAATGACTCGACGAGCAGGTAGGTGCCCGCCGGAATCTTCCCAGTCTCGATGAGCTTGAGGATCGCCTTCAGGTTCTCCGCGATGTCGGTGAATGCCGACGTTCCCGCGTCGGTGAAAGTCGTGTTGATTGGAATGCGTTCGCGAGTGGACCAGTCCAACGCCTTCTTTTTCTGGCGGCGAATGCTGTCGCCCTTGGCTTGCTCGGGCGTCGAAAAACGCATGTAGGATATGGCATAAGGCTGGGCCGCGGCTGCAGCTTGCTTGCTCGATTTTTTGGCCATCGCCAACGCTCAACACTTCGTCCACAGCAATCTTAGCGGCTGATTTCCTTCAAGAATTCTAACGGTGTCAAGGATCGAAATGGCGATTCATGGTTGACGCTTCATAATGTAGCACAATATGCTGATGAACGGGCCACCCGGCGCCGGCAAGTCGATGCTGGCGAGCCGTTTGCCCTCGATCCTGCCGCCGCTCGATCCACGCGAATTGCTCGAAGTCTCGATGGTGCTCTCGGTCGCCGGCCATCTCGCCGATGGCAAGTTGACCGACCGGCGCCCTTTCCGCGCCCCGCATCATTCGGCCTCGATGGCGGCGCTGGTCGGAGGAGGCCTGCAGGCCCGGCCCGGCGAAATCTCGCTCGCCCATCACGGCGTGCTCTTCCTCGACGAGCTGCCGGAGTTCCAGGCGCAGGCGCTCGATGCTTTGCGCCAGCCGATGGAGACCGGCGAGGTGCTGATCTCGCGCGCCAATCATCGCGCCGTCTATCCCGCGAAGTTCCAGCTGATCGCGGCGATGAATCCCTGTCGCTGCGGCAAGGCGACCGAGCCGGGCTATGCCTGCCGCCGCCAG
This genomic interval from Bosea sp. 29B contains the following:
- a CDS encoding DNA-binding protein, producing the protein MPTQHQVWSIADSLRDKPERVSLRTVRAALPRGGSYRDIGPHLAAWKAQRSYQPRIELAVLPEHMQTEMARAAANLWEAAMQQATRLLNAEREQLSAVAAVDRELRDEALASADVLSAQVESLKAEISRLTNELEQSRSQSNGLLEKLMATRPATPVKPDSSRSEVFWEDVLDRVLEMLLAEPVGSRGLICGQILKRMPADILERAEREGEVVNQENLMIRLHRSFAQGRRFVREVGHYRPLSRPSDQDETQIRVNPE
- a CDS encoding recombinase family protein; its protein translation is MAKKSSKQAAAAAQPYAISYMRFSTPEQAKGDSIRRQKKKALDWSTRERIPINTTFTDAGTSAFTDIAENLKAILKLIETGKIPAGTYLLVESLDRLSRKKVLEAMPVMLQLIDAGIIIVSLVDNQTYSKETLGENDGLIYSLIGTILRANQESEVKSMRLSEAWANKRAQATSRGTVMTRRAPAWLQVTGSGKNQRFEAIPDRVGIVRRIFDSTIQGVGRRTIVRQLNDEGVDCFGRGAKWHPSAIAKILTNKAVLGQFQPMRKLKGGGKEAHGDPLPSYYPRVISPGQFYRAKVAIQSRVAAGGPRSERVINLLNGLGYCGACQSRMMTENKGPKPKGGRYFLCSSYARRAGCTNGARWSVEKIEELVLAQGRLVDWSKLAPEPAPGNDIDALIAAQAVIMTRRRNVMAMAEFNADLVPKANSLSIEINELQSQIDKLKSDDQEIKNRVSPAENLKILSELLEEMESAFGDDLVNLRIKIAQTLRNGIARLSFYPSSVEVLFSGVVHSSDPPRRMPPIALIPRPLTEAEQQELEDLGYDSEQPPVEWKGFPGAKARKASGTAAKARS